One Ostrea edulis chromosome 6, xbOstEdul1.1, whole genome shotgun sequence genomic window, ATAGCGACAATTTGGAAATTAGCTAACATTGAACTTTACAAATTCATATGCAAAATATACACAGGTACGCATGTAAATTCGTTCACGGATGTTTTCTGTCATTCGTCTTGTTCATGTCCAAGTACCGCCAGCACACGAGAACAGTAGTGGAACGCCATCGATAATAGCTTCGTGTCGAACAGTGTGCAGAACTCTGTGGGCTCTAGGAATTTGAATGGTACCTTGTTCTTGGTGGCCAAATATTTACACCTTTAAATCAGATGGATGCCACATCATTCCGTCTGCTGAACTTTAAATTGGTGCGCATAGCACTTCAGCCCTATACTACAGATGCTCACTGCAGTAatcatatatattaaatatgccTTGGCTTTAAAAGGGACAGCTGCTACCATATGTACTCATCTATTGAGGTGTGTATCCTtgtctattttttttttggttatattgtgtacataatgatgggtttttttgttgttgttttttttgcatgtatttgtaattatattgatgtaaatatgttttctttataatctCGTAAGGGAGGAAATAAAGTATAAATGAATGAATCCTTTCAGTATCAAAAACGTTAGGGCgctggggtgggtgggtgggggggggtgtcaaCCGGTATCTCTTATCTGAATGTAAAAAATACCTAATTTTGCATGTATAAATGACGGAAATTGACGtgaaaaaatggggggggggggcagccatGTACTAAACTGAAGTATTAATGGCAACAATATGAATGCATGCAGAATCACAGATGTGCACATCAACATTCACACACCTGTACCGAACACACTAGTGAAACGTTTCAAAAGAATGAGAACATGTTTCTGATCTTTAGACCAGTGGACCACACTACATCGACTATGGTAGACTTCAGACAGTTAGGGCCATGGTTCTTTTTATGGTGTTTACAGCATTTGCACCAAGCTGCAAAAAAGAACAAACACTGCATTTGTTAGGAATAACATTAGTATCgaatgatgtcaaaaattaGGCAAGAATGTATTTGTAAGAGCAACAGTTTCACATGTCTTTAGAATGAAACCGAGCGATATATTTACCGGCACTGTTGGTCCATTATGTTGTATTGATATATGTCAACGCGTGGTAGAAATGAGATTCTATGGCTTCCAAATGTGTGTCGAAAGATCAGATCTGTATAGGGGGTTTAAATGCGTTCGATATATTCCCATTAGAAATGTATGCCTGCACTTTTTATTTTCCGTCATTgcagaaaataaaaaactaaaACCAGTGTATTTGATTTGGAGAAGCGCTGACACTCCGATAGAAGGGAGTGTCCACCGCCCTGCAGAGATTTTGATTAAAAACTGTAATTACATACGTAACTGGACACTAACGTGTGTCGCCTGTAGAGTGTTACACGTTAGGCTGCAGAGCCTGATTGAAAGAGAATATCTATCACTTTCACTCTTTCCAGTTACATAGATCGTTTTAGCCTTTTTATACGTTCAATATGAACTGAACATGacgaatatttttttaatttacacatataatgtacatgtattatcttgTGTATTGTCTTACTGATCCCGCAATGAGAATAACAGTACACTGCTACCTGTTCACCGgccaaagctttttttttttcatatcgaCGTCACCTGCTGTAGATGAACTAACATAGATTTATACCTATTCTAATGatgagcgtttggcaaaggaacGCTCACCACTTCACCTTAATGATAGGAAGCGCCAAGGGCTGGATCCAAAGACGTCGCCAGCATGAAGCGAGTGCTCCAACACTGAATTCATACTGGCGTTTGTGAAGTACTACGAATGGCACGACAACAATTCTATTATCTATTCTAAAATCTTAATTTCAAATCTGCGTGCTTTAACAAAACATATTATTtcttataatacatgtatattcaatctTTTACTTGAGACTCGCGTGATCACATAAGTAGTTGCATAAACTGATCTCTTCTAGCTATTAATTCAAAACATGGTGTGTACTATGAATATTGAAAGGTTAATATTCTAACTAAAAGACATGCAAACGCACTACTGTGGTTATTACAGGCAagcatatttatcattttttcatgAAAGAGATGACATTGACTAAAAGTTGAGTTAGgctttaatatgaaaatatgttaTATTCAAAATGAAACATTCATCCAAATGTCAATCAAGATTCCTTTCATTCAGAAGATCTTTGCAAAATCTAACTACGCATTCTATTGTAGGCTTCTATACTGGCTGCAACTTCCGGTGGAAGATTGCGTGATCTAGAGGCTTTAGAACTTGTGTCTGGTACCTGATCGTTGAACGTTTTCTTGTGAGCATTATCGTATGCCTCTAATGCGGCCACCACTTCCGGTGGAAGACCACGTCGTGAAGCGGAGGATCCAACTGGAGTACTTTCATCCTTCGCTGTCACATCTTCTGTAGATGCTACTATTACCGGTTGTACAGGACTAATATTATTTTGGGGACTGGCTGGTGAAGCTTTGGGATTCGTTGCTGGTTTTCCCACATTTTCAGCAGTCGCTGGCAATACCGCTGCTACAACAGGGGGGTTCGGACTAGATGATGGTGAACTATTGTAACTAGGAGACGGAAGCGATATCGAGGGTGACGGGGAGGGAGTCTTAGATTTCACAGGAGACGGATTAGCTGGCTGTTTATCGTGTGACACAGCTACCGGTGCGATCACGATGTTATCATCAGGTGTGATGTCCTTTGGTGTTGGAGTTCTCTTATTTTCTTCAGGACTAGAGTTATGTGCGGATTGATTTTGCGGTGATGCTCCCGCCACCAATGGAATAAATGCGACTGTATTTGTATCAGGAGAAGGTGACGATGATTTTTTTAATGGTGATGAGGGAGGAGGGGGTTGTGTGTCATCTTGTTTAGAGTTATTGTCCGATTCTTTTACTAAAGCTCCACCGACTACCACTGCAGCTATTGGATCTACATGTGTTGACAGGGCAGAGTCTGGTTTAGGACTAGGTGTATTCTCTTTAGGTTGAGGCACAGGGGTTTCTGGTGTAGGTGACTGTTTTTTCACTGGAGCCACAACTGAGCCACCAACCACAGCACCAGCCGCAAATCCTGCTAAAGGCAATATGCCTGGAGAGTGTCTATAGTTGTGACTAGGTGACGGAGATCTGTGCCTCGGGGAAGGGGATCTGCTTCGAGGAGACGGTGACCGTCGCTGGGATCTTCTCGACGGAGGTGAAGGCGATCTCTGTCTGATGTGATCGTTTCCGATAACCACGGCAGCAGGTGCGACATTGTACGGTGGGGGTTGTAGATCGTCAGTATGCTCAGGTTCTGGCAGTGGTGACGGTTGGGGTATATCTTCTTTGGGAGGGATTTCCGCTGACCGTTGATTTGAAATATCCGTGACAATCCTTTTGGGAACTATTTCCACTGGAGTCATTTCGCGAATTGATGGTTCGGGACTTGCGACAGGAGTTGTTTGTGTCCATCTAGAACACCGctttttatgctttaaatcaTCCGTTTCTGTGGCTGCTGAGACCATCATCACGGAAGCACCGACGGCGGGTCCATTTTTCTCGGCCTCATTCACAAAAGTTTTCTCTTTTTCTTGCGCTATCACAAGAGGGGTTGGATGGGACGGAGATTCATCTCGGATCGGCTGTTGTTCCGTTGAAGGTTCCCGGTTTTCCATTTGTTGAGTTGGAATAACTTGAGGTTCCTCTTCTTTGAAACTAATATGCTTCAAACTTGCAACAGATTTTTCTTTTTGCTTTGAAGTTTCTCGTGCCTTTCGAATGTCCGTCCTCTTTTTGAATGGGTAATAATTCTCCTTTGTAAGTTTATAATCTACGTTTCCTTGATAAATGGTCGATCGTCTAGATAAATAATCCATTTCCGGGGATTTGTATTGCGTCATTATAGGCTTATAATCACGTCCTTTATAGTCTCGACAGCGGTAATCTTTTACAGGAATATGTGGTCCTAAAGGGTCTTCATAACACACATACAGTTGGGCCCACTTATAATCCGGTGTCCGCGGTCTTTTTTCTCTCGGTGGAAGGGGAGTGTCAATCCTTGGAGGTGGAGGCTTTGGTGCTGAATAAAAGCGAGGTTTGTATTCTCTCACTTCATACTCCCGGACGTTGTCGTAAGTCCTCAATTTGTTGTATGTGTGACtgttgttgtagttgtgcacttTGAGTGGCTGGTGCGCTTTGTTGTAAGTGTGTGTCGAGTCGTACGTCCTCATTTGGAAAGAATGGAAAATGGGTTTATGGACCTGGTAGTCAGGTCCCGTCCCAAATACGGGTTCCCCCGGAGGGTTAAAAAGATCCGGCATGGGTATTTCTGAAAGGAAAATTACGCATGGCATTTACAAAGTAAAATCAATTCCCTTTTATCAGAGGGCAAACTTTGATAGTTACCTGAAAAGGTATGTAAACTGCAAAATAACAGTATGGAACTAAGTTTAGATATGTATTAACGACAATGGGAATGTTtgtatttttacatacaaattgtGTTACTTTCTTCTACATTGATATTACAAGACGGAcagaaaatattcttctcaaaacACTTAAAATCTCATATATAAAACTCATGCAAACGATTCTGTACTATTTTGAATTAacactgtgtacatgtattacttacaTTTCGAGCTTTCTCAACGAATTTCTCTCTGCAAACAGGATCAGATACCTATATATCTCATTAccattaaataaacaatttattttgcTCCTTCTGACGTCAAACACGCACAGGCAATCAAACTCTCAAAGCGTGACTCCCTTTTGTTGTTTTCCTATGCCGAAATTTAAATTCCTGTCACAATCTTTTCTTTTGATTCActgatttcaattttatttcttcGTGACAATCTCGTTCCGTTCGCTGGTAATTTTAAAGTTTCTGAATATCCATTCGTTTAGGAATATCATGTCATATAAATATTTACCCTTGCTAGGgaacaaaaaagttatttttaattttccGGAGCCATGCTTGTTTTGTGGGATATCGGTTGAAGCCCTTTCTTTAATAATCtaattaaagatttattttttacatttataaGAACTTCATTCCGATAAATTGGGCTACGCGTCATCCGAGTTGAAATCAGTACACTAAGTAATGAAATTCATTCAACACCATCGAATATATTCTTGAGTTTATAGTTCATATATTACGTCTCTATTGTATCATACCGTGACACACCATTCATGAAGGTTAAAATAAATAATCCCTTCCCTGCTCTCTCTACTCTTACTAATCAATATAACAAAAGTACTGAAacacataaataaaaaagatacattTATTCAGTTTATATTAAAACACGTTCTTTACAAAGACATTTTTAGTAGACACCCGATTTTCCGTAGCATAGACCCCTAAGGCGCGGTGCACAGCCCACAGTGCTGGGGACAGTAAATCTTAGCCGCTTGTACATTAGcgcatatatttatattgtccAGAGCATTGCAGTCCATCTTAGGGTCATCCTGACAGCCTGGAACATTAAATGTAGGGTTACAGTCTTACCATAGCACATAAAGTCTAACAACTAACGGGTATCTAAATTCTTCAATCTAAAGCTGAAGGTGATGTTATACTTCATTTCTTGGTAACGTCCATCGTCCGATACTCATCGACTGACCTCATCGTTTACTCATCATTATAAGTAGAAGAGGAAATCAGCTGCGGGTATCCGACGATGGGCAAAACCTTGTATTGGTCAACATTAGTGAAATACCTAAGAACAAACGCAATCACCAGCCCATGTCCTGCTATACCTAAACACACGCAATCACCAGTCAGTGCCCTATCATACCTAAACACACGCAATCACCAGTCAGTGCCCTATCATACCTAAACACACGCAATCACCAGTCAGTGCCCTATCATACCTAAACACACGCAATCACCAGTCAGTGCCCTATCATCCCTAAACACACACAGTCACCAGCCCGTGTCATATCATACCTAAACACACATAATAAGCAGACCGTATCCTGTTATACCTAAAGACACACAGTCACCAGCCCGTGTCCTGTTAAACCTAAACCTAAACACACACAATCACCAGGTCGTACCCTGTTATACcatactccccgtcgaggcctcattacgtcacctacgaatatatctctcctatgtgacgcagtacaatatacagatttgtatattgtgagtccgcgattatcacgcaggcaaataacactaaagaagtagttcgtagttaaaagtttgaagatattgacattaagagcattaatataaaagtatggattttatttaaacataaaatgatcaaaagatcattaaaaagtagggagattctgttcaaatcattgtgtaaagtaatgaacttgatgtttacgttcttgtttggtttgtaagcaaacgaactctggcggaaggtTGCCTGTTATACCTAAACCTAAACACGGACAGTCACTAGTCCGTGTCCTATCATACCTAAACATATACAATCATCAGCCCGTGACCTATCATACCTAAACACACACAGTCACTAGCCTGTGTCTTATCATACCTAAAACACAGAATAAGCAGACCGTTTCCTGTTATACCTAAACCTAAACACGCACAATCACCAGTCCGTGTCCCGTTATACCTAAACACACAGTCACCAGCCCGTGTCCTATCATACTAAAACACACCAGCCCGTGTCATATCACACTTAAAAACACATAATCACCAGTCCGTGACCTATCACACCTAAGAACACATAATAACCAGTCCGTGACCTATCACACCTAAGAACACATAATCACCAGTCCATGACCTATCACACCTAAGAACACATAATTACCAGCCAGCGTCCAGAAATACCTATATAGCTACGAACATACACATTCCCTGTCCATGGTCTGTTCTACCTAGGGACACCCACGATCACCAACTTGTGTCCCGTAAAACCAAATGACACAAAATCACTAGCCCGTGTCATTTAAAGACTATATCACCGCGGTTAACAGCGCATTTAGACCCTTTTTTTGTAAATGGTTATACGGACTTcgatattataggattaaacattctttttgaagaatttatcgatgtgtaaactccggacattttactcacaaactgaataaaagtgtgaagcacttttatgttaagtttgtgagtaaaatgtccggagtttacacatcgataaattcttcaaaaagaatgtttgattcttataattccaattcattcactttaataacaattgcaaaattttgaatagtttccctgcactatgttatttgttttcaggcgtgtatgaatacatcgcgttctCGGgcttattgatgtataaactcttgttcagctttatttttgtccaatcaaaacaattgtaataaataacattgaaatTATATGTAGACAATGGACTTAACCCATGAATCTATTCGTTATTTCTTTTAGAGTCTATGTCTCTAACTCACTGCGTTCTATCGTTTGTGTGGTAGGGGTAGATTTAGACACCTGATATCTCACAATCAATCGAATTTGCCCAAAATCAACTCCACCCCGGATAGGAACCCGTTCCTAATgaattgaatgtaaaacttatacggtaccaattttgatgcaccagatgcgcatttcgacaaataatgtctcttcagtgatgctcaaccgaaatgtttgaaatccgaaataactatgaagttttagagctaaatatagccaaaaacagcgtgccaaaaaagtggagccaaattcgtccaaggataagaactatgcatgaggaagataatccttaattttgaaatgaatttctaaattttataacagcaattaaatatacatccgtattttcaagctagtaacgaagtacttagctactgggctgtagagaccctcggggactaacagtccaccagcagaggcctcgacccaggggtcataatgtaaaacttagacggtaccaattttgatgcaccagatgcgcatttcgacaaataatgtctcttcagtgatgctcaaccgaaatgtttgaaatccgaaataaatatgaagttttagagctaaatatagccaaaacagcgtgccaaaaaagtggagccaaattcatccaaggataagagctatgcatgagggagataatccttaattttgaaatgaatttctaaattttataacagcaattaaatatacatccgtattacAGTTCCCTGGAGGTATTTATCACTACTGAGTATAAGTCGTTAATACAGTATCGTAAACGTCCTGCAGAAGTCGTCATTACTGTACTTCCCAGTAACCAGATAATGTCTTATGCAgataattataaaattcattacattacatacatgtatatcttacaGTCACTTACAAGAATCAAGTATCACCGAAGATACCTGTAGTCTGTATAAATTTGTACGGTACATGTACAAACCTACGTAACGGTTGATATGGTGTCCTGTACAGGCAACACTGCACTGGTAGTTAACTGATTTCCTAAGCCTCTATTGGTGAcccgtccaatcagaaatcactAGGGAACCAATAAACGTCTATAAAATTACACTGGTGACCCGTTCAATCAGAAAGCACTAGGTAACCAATAAACGTCTGTAAAATTACACTGGTGAcccgtccaatcagaaatcactAGGGAACCAATAAACGTCTGTAAAATTTCACTGGTGAcccgtccaatcagaaatcactAGGGAACAAATAAACGTCTGTAAAATTACACTGGTGACCCGTTCAACCAGAAATCACTAGGGAACAAATAAACTTCTATATAATTATACTGGTGAtccgtccaatcagaaatcactAATTTTAAGATAGCTTCTATACACCTTCATAATGCCTATTCCTGGTTAACCGTCAAATCagaaacctacatgtatatcagtagTTAACCGATATAAACCTATATCAGTGATCTATTCAATCCGAAATCAGTAGTTAACCAATATAAACCTATGTCAGTGATCTAttagttatgtacatgtagttaaccGATATAAACCTATGTCAGTGATCTATTAGTTAACCGATATAAACCTATATCAGTGATCTATTAGTTAACCGATATAAACCTATATCAGTGGCCTGTCTAATCAGAAatcagtatgtacatgtagttaaccGATATAAACCTATATCAGTGACCTGTTCAATCAGAAATCAGTAGTTAACCGATATAAACCTATGTCAGTGATCTATTAGTTAACCGATATAAACCTATATCAGTGGCCTGTTCAATCCGAAATCAGTAGTTAACCAATATAAACCTATGTCAGTGATCTATTAGTTAACCGATATAAACCTACATCAGTGACCTGTTCAATCAGAAATCAGTAGTTAACCGATATACTCTATAAACCTATACCAATTACTTGTGTAGTTAGACTTAGTTACCTGTGCTGACGTGTCCGTGGGAACCATGACCTCCATGGACGGAAGATTTGTCGATTAAGTTACGGTTACACAGGGGCGTGTCACAACATTTGACCTGGACTGTCTGACCCTGGCGCTTAACGACGTCACGCTTTCCAATCACGTTACCAAGTAATGCGTCACATACCTGAAACGGTGAGACACGTTATCAAGAAAGAATGGGATATGTGaagtataaaaacaaattgtaaaaaTTCACAATGCCGCGGTTTAAAACTAAACGTTAGCATTGATACTGTAAAATGGGAGTGTCATGGTGTTATTTCATGGCTTTCTTTGGGCGTTTTGATTTCATGATCACCGAATAGCTAACACTATTCTCACGGTATACATACTATTTACGCATAGACAAAGACatgataattttcattacattttacatgtagaaGAGCATTACTTCCTGAAAATACGTTTATATTGAATTATGTGGACCTTTTTTGCATTGGGCAATAGCAATATAGCAATACGGTGATTGGAACTTTTAATAAGCAATAATTCAACCACCCCTTAGCGTAGAACAACTAAACGGTAAATAACCAAACTAGGTAAAACTACAGCCCACACTGTGGTTCTCTCCAGAAATTCTAAATCCTAAAAACAATTGTATTCTatccaaaatatcaaaattttatccaATACACACAAAATGGTTTGTGAAAAGCAGTTAAGCAATATATTCTTTCAGGGCAACGCTTACATGTAATTTCCAGCGTCTTTGATAAGACGAGAATTTAACTTTAATAAAGAATGTCCCCAGTGAAGCCTTTAAGAGACATGGACACGAATTAacctgaaatttttcaaattttatttttccatttataaCGTTAACAATGATTGACTAAGGTATTTctatggtcagcaaaaatttgaatgtcagttggtGGGTTACAAATGAGATACAGCAcacgcaattctttgttatgtaaacaaaactcgtgtcatgttttgcttacatgtacataggttTAATATACTAGTAAACGTTTCATTTACAGTAGATGTTTGTATTTTACACGTTTAtactgaacacaattaaacagtttccaGTATTCAtcacatcttattttgttttaaacatgatattttctattaaacaatctatatgtaaacaaaaacatggcacgagccttgtttacataacaaagaattgcgtgTACTGTATCTCATTTGTAACTCACCatctgacattcaaatttttgctgaccattagaaataccttagttaagtattgtaaacaatgaaaatggcaaaatacaatttgaaaatctttagTCCAAACCGTTCAtgttcatgcccctttaagCTACTGACGGTAATCATTTATCTGAGGATATTAATTATACAGTTAAGTATAACATGTATTTTCACATCTTAATACGCTTGAATCCCTTTTCAattcagagttatctttctCTTTTAAACAAGATATTGGATTACAGAAGGACATATTCAATAACATTCACTAATTTATGGCTTCAACTTTGCGAAAAAGTCCCTgagttttgtaaatatattagtAAAATCAAAAACACCTGATTTTTGTAAAtgtcttaaaattaaaaaaaaaccttgaggTTTTCCCCTTCTACAATAGATAAACTGGTCTTTGAAATGCCTTGCTGTATACATAAACCCCAATATCAATACAGAATTATGATATTGAACTAACCAGTTTACTTTGACACGTCAGTGAGAATCTGGTCTGTCCGTTGGCGATGTACGCTGCCTCTTCACACACCTGCATGCGAGAGTAGAAAATAATTCGTCACGAACTAACAGAGAACGATGGAATATTATTCCGTGCGATAGGTGATAGTAAAACGATAAAGTGTTCGTCATCTGTGCAATTTGGGAGAAATGTTTCATATGAAAGATTCAAGTTTCAGTATCAATACTATCATATAACATGGTTACGATGTAGGTGTGTCATCGACGTCGTTATAGATCATGCTCATATTTAGGAAGAACCAAAGAAGGGAATGTTTTGTTTCTCCGTGTTATTATATTTTATGCTACGATAGATGGATACATATCAAATGGATACCAACTGACATTCTGCCAAATGTTAGCTTCAATTTGGTACccttaaatacaatgtatatacacttATTTTCTATTCGTTCTAACCTCCATTCCAATTCATTCGTTGCACTCACAAAGTGTACATTTCCGACACatagtataaacatgtacaccTGTATATTGCAACCAACATGTTGTTTGCTTTCTTGTGTGGCAGGTGGGCAAAAGAGCTAGATTGTTATAAATATTACTGCTGGATAGGGACTCCCAAGGTGCATCATCAACCAATCACAAATACACATTCAATAAACTACGCACTGTTAATTGcgaataaataaattttatatgatttgcactatttttccctataatagatAAACAGTTGTTTGTTACATAGACATTTTTGCaataaatgtgttaacaattatCAATTTTTGCCATTTCAATGGATTACACGCTCACTCcgtgaacagtgatcaatctcaataaCTCCTGTAAAGATTTAATAGCACGagcatggacccctggacacactagaggtgggatcaggtgccttggagatttaagcatccctgttgaccggtcaaatTCACCGTGATCCCTCTCTCTTGACCATCTAAATGAAGTAATCCCTAgtaaaaatcagtatgtaaagaacggctttACAATTGGTATGGGACACGTAAGACATCATTCGACCTAACGACAGTTTGTATTAAGTAATCTGAAACAATCGCCCTATAAAGCAAAAATGGTAATGGTGGAAAAAAGAGCTGAACAGACTGTAAGTCACATGTCCGCCATAGTGATATGCCCGAAGATGACGAAGATCAGAGGCCAGAAAAAGAACAGAAGGACGGATGGACCCATTGAATCATTCCAATTCCAATGAACTGCAGGAGATACTGTACTAATAAAAACTATAGAAGGACAAGTATGGACGGGAAGACTAATAGACACACGGACCATTACACATTGGCAGACTGACAAAA contains:
- the LOC125683230 gene encoding serine/arginine repetitive matrix protein 1-like isoform X2: MPDLFNPPGEPVFGTGPDYQVHKPIFHSFQMRTYDSTHTYNKAHQPLKVHNYNNSHTYNKLRTYDNVREYEVREYKPRFYSAPKPPPPRIDTPLPPREKRPRTPDYKWAQLYVCYEDPLGPHIPVKDYRCRDYKGRDYKPIMTQYKSPEMDYLSRRSTIYQGNVDYKLTKENYYPFKKRTDIRKARETSKQKEKSVASLKHISFKEEEPQVIPTQQMENREPSTEQQPIRDESPSHPTPLVIAQEKEKTFVNEAEKNGPAVGASVMMVSAATETDDLKHKKRCSRWTQTTPVASPEPSIREMTPVEIVPKRIVTDISNQRSAEIPPKEDIPQPSPLPEPEHTDDLQPPPYNVAPAAVVIGNDHIRQRSPSPPSRRSQRRSPSPRSRSPSPRHRSPSPSHNYRHSPGILPLAGFAAGAVVGGSVVAPVKKQSPTPETPVPQPKENTPSPKPDSALSTHVDPIAAVVVGGALVKESDNNSKQDDTQPPPPSSPLKKSSSPSPDTNTVAFIPLVAGASPQNQSAHNSSPEENKRTPTPKDITPDDNIVIAPVAVSHDKQPANPSPVKSKTPSPSPSISLPSPSYNSSPSSSPNPPVVAAVLPATAENVGKPATNPKASPASPQNNISPVQPVIVASTEDVTAKDESTPVGSSASRRGLPPEVVAALEAYDNAHKKTFNDQLGANAVNTIKRTMALTV
- the LOC125683230 gene encoding serine/arginine repetitive matrix protein 1-like isoform X1, producing MPDLFNPPGEPVFGTGPDYQVHKPIFHSFQMRTYDSTHTYNKAHQPLKVHNYNNSHTYNKLRTYDNVREYEVREYKPRFYSAPKPPPPRIDTPLPPREKRPRTPDYKWAQLYVCYEDPLGPHIPVKDYRCRDYKGRDYKPIMTQYKSPEMDYLSRRSTIYQGNVDYKLTKENYYPFKKRTDIRKARETSKQKEKSVASLKHISFKEEEPQVIPTQQMENREPSTEQQPIRDESPSHPTPLVIAQEKEKTFVNEAEKNGPAVGASVMMVSAATETDDLKHKKRCSRWTQTTPVASPEPSIREMTPVEIVPKRIVTDISNQRSAEIPPKEDIPQPSPLPEPEHTDDLQPPPYNVAPAAVVIGNDHIRQRSPSPPSRRSQRRSPSPRSRSPSPRHRSPSPSHNYRHSPGILPLAGFAAGAVVGGSVVAPVKKQSPTPETPVPQPKENTPSPKPDSALSTHVDPIAAVVVGGALVKESDNNSKQDDTQPPPPSSPLKKSSSPSPDTNTVAFIPLVAGASPQNQSAHNSSPEENKRTPTPKDITPDDNIVIAPVAVSHDKQPANPSPVKSKTPSPSPSISLPSPSYNSSPSSSPNPPVVAAVLPATAENVGKPATNPKASPASPQNNISPVQPVIVASTEDVTAKDESTPVGSSASRRGLPPEVVAALEAYDNAHKKTFNDQVPDTSSKASRSRNLPPEVAASIEAYNRMRS